TGGTGTTGAAGCCGGTGGCGACCGCCGAACCCTCGATCGAGGGCACGATGGCCTTGTGGTCGCCCACGGTCGTTTCAGCTTCGACCCGGCCGATGAACCGGCTGCAGATGTAGCTTTCGTGGACGAAGGCGTCGCCGACCTTCAGCCGTCCCTTGGCGTGCAGATGGGCCAGCCGCGCCGAGGTGCCGGTGCCGCAGGGGCTGCGGTCGATGGCCTTGTCGCCATAGAAGACGGCGTTGCGGCCGTCGGCGCCCTCGCCCTTGGGCTTGTCGGCCCACAGGACGTGGCTGACGCCGTTGATCGAAGGCTCGTCCGGGTGCACCGGATGGAAGGCCGCCCGCACCCGGTCGCGCACCAGACCGCTCAGTTCGATGATGCGGCTGGCGCCCAGGTCGTCGAGGCCCGTGTAGGCGCCCTGCGGTTCGACGATGGCGTAGTAGTTGCCGCCGTAGGACACGTCCACGCTCAGCGGGCCGAGGCCCGGCACGTCGATCTCGATGCCTTGCGCCGCCAGATAGGCCGGCACGTTGCGGATGCGCACCGAGGTCACCTTATCGCCCTCAGTCTCATAGGCGATGTCCAGAACGCCCGCAGGGACCTCGATCTTCAGCCGGCCCGGGGTGCACGGCCGGATCAGGCCATGCTCCAGCCCGAAGGTGATCATGCCGATCGTCCCGTGGCCGCACATGGGCAGGCAGCCGCTGGTCTCGATGAACAGGATGCCCGCGTCCGCATCCGGCAGGGTCGGCGGATACAGGAAGCCGCCGCTCATCATGTCGTGGCCGCGCGGCTCGAAACACAAGGAGGTGCGGATCCAGTCGTAGCGGCTCAGGAAATCGAGCCGCCGCTCGGCCATGCTGGCCCCTGACAACAGGGGCGCGCCGCCGGCGACCAGGCGAACCGGGTTGCCGGCGGTATGACCGTCGATGCAGAAAAAGACGTCGCGCATCTGGGCTCCGGGTCAGGTGATCTTGGTGGCCTTGCCCGAGCCGATCGGGCGCGTTTCCGCCGCCTTTTCGACCATGGCGATGACCTCGGCGCGGCGGGCGCCGGCCAGCGGCATGCGCGGCATGCGGACCCGTTCGTGACCGCGACCCATGATCATCTCGGACAGTTTGATCGACTGGACCAGATCCGCAACCGAATCCAGGTGAAGCAGCGGCATGAACCAGCGATAGATCTCAAGGGCGCGGGCGATGTCGCCGGCCTGAACCGCCTTGACCAGGGCCACCGACTCTTCGGGGAAGGCGTTGGTCAGGCCCGAGACCCAGCCCTTGGCGCCCAGGATCATGCCTTCCAGCGCCACGTCGTCCAGGCCGACCATGACCGAGTAGCGGTCGCCCAGCTCGTTGAAGATGTCGGTGATGCGGCGCGAGTCCGGGGCGCTTTCCTTCAGGGCGACGATGTTCGGCACGTCGGACAGACGGCGCAGATCATCGTTATTCAGCGTCTGACGATACATCAGCGGGTTGTTGTACAGCATGTTCGGCAGGGCGCTGGCGGCGGCCACGGCGCGGAAGTGCGCCTCGAGCTCCGCCGACGTCGGCACATAGACCATGGCCGGCAGCACCATCAGGGCGTCCACCCCGATGTCTTCGGCGTCCTTGGCGTAGGCCTCGGCCCGCGCCGTGGTCAGTTCGCTGACCCCGGTGATGATCGGCACGCGGCCGTCCACGACCTCGACCGCCGCCTTCAGGACCGCGCGCTTTTCTTCGGGCTCCAGCGAGTTGTTCTCGCCCACGGTGCCCATGACGATGATGGCGTCGACGCCATCACGGATCAGGCCGTCCAGAACCTTTTGGGTGGAGTCGAAGTCGACCCCCAGGCTCTCATTGAACTGCGTGGTGGCCGCCGGAATCACCCCTGTCCAATCCAACTTCATTCCCGCCATGTGCTGCTCCCTCCCGAGCTTGCTTATTTCGTATACAGTATATGATTAAGCCGGAAGCGGTGACCGATCAAGGCCCTGGAGGACCTTTAAAAATCCGCTCTCACGCCTGCTGGTCGGCTTGGCCGCCTCGGGTCAGAACCCAAGGGCCATGATCTGGTCGTACAGGACTTTGGGGGTGCGCACGCCGTTGGCCAGGCTGCGCGCGCGGGCCTCGTACCGGCGCTGCGACGGCAGGCGCGCGCCCTGGTCGGCGAAGGCGGCGAACAGGGCCTCGGCCCGCGCCGCGTTGGCTTCGGGATCGCCGCCGCCCATCAGGTCCGGATCAAACGCCAGGATCAGTTCGCCATGCATCGGCGCCGCCTTGGCGCCGTCGTCGAAGGCCATCGATTCGCGGCTGGTCAGATCGCCGATCAACGGGCCCGCCATCAGTTCGATCATGGTCGACAGGGCCGAGCCCTTGTGCCCGCCGAAGGTCAGCATGGCGCCGTCCAGAGCCGCGCGCGCATTGGTCGTCGGCCGCCCCTCGGCGTCGACGCCCCAGCCCTCCGGGATCGGCTTGCCGGCGATGTCGTGCAGCGCCATGTCGCCGCGCGCGATGGCGCTGGTGGCGAAGTCGAAGACATAGGGGTGCGGCCCCGGACGCGGCCAGCCGAAGGCGATCGGAT
Above is a window of Brevundimonas naejangsanensis DNA encoding:
- a CDS encoding Ldh family oxidoreductase, whose translation is MSVFEAQDAVALSIDEVFALSRRVLTGAGLSVPHAEAVARAITAGERDECASHGLYRLPGCVMTIRSGKMSLDAEPVITDASAALVRADARYAYSLLAFERAAPLLAQKAKEVGVAALVINNCFHFSALWPEIEHLTGMGVAALAMTPSHSWVAPAGGKRGLLGTNPIAFGWPRPGPHPYVFDFATSAIARGDMALHDIAGKPIPEGWGVDAEGRPTTNARAALDGAMLTFGGHKGSALSTMIELMAGPLIGDLTSRESMAFDDGAKAAPMHGELILAFDPDLMGGGDPEANAARAEALFAAFADQGARLPSQRRYEARARSLANGVRTPKVLYDQIMALGF
- a CDS encoding dihydrodipicolinate synthase family protein produces the protein MAGMKLDWTGVIPAATTQFNESLGVDFDSTQKVLDGLIRDGVDAIIVMGTVGENNSLEPEEKRAVLKAAVEVVDGRVPIITGVSELTTARAEAYAKDAEDIGVDALMVLPAMVYVPTSAELEAHFRAVAAASALPNMLYNNPLMYRQTLNNDDLRRLSDVPNIVALKESAPDSRRITDIFNELGDRYSVMVGLDDVALEGMILGAKGWVSGLTNAFPEESVALVKAVQAGDIARALEIYRWFMPLLHLDSVADLVQSIKLSEMIMGRGHERVRMPRMPLAGARRAEVIAMVEKAAETRPIGSGKATKIT
- a CDS encoding 4-hydroxyproline epimerase; the protein is MRDVFFCIDGHTAGNPVRLVAGGAPLLSGASMAERRLDFLSRYDWIRTSLCFEPRGHDMMSGGFLYPPTLPDADAGILFIETSGCLPMCGHGTIGMITFGLEHGLIRPCTPGRLKIEVPAGVLDIAYETEGDKVTSVRIRNVPAYLAAQGIEIDVPGLGPLSVDVSYGGNYYAIVEPQGAYTGLDDLGASRIIELSGLVRDRVRAAFHPVHPDEPSINGVSHVLWADKPKGEGADGRNAVFYGDKAIDRSPCGTGTSARLAHLHAKGRLKVGDAFVHESYICSRFIGRVEAETTVGDHKAIVPSIEGSAVATGFNTIWVDRKDPFWAGFQVV